A genomic window from Halorubrum trapanicum includes:
- the ilvA gene encoding threonine ammonia-lyase has product MSPVTIDDVEAAAARLAGTDIVQRTPVERSRSLSERCGADVRLKMEHLQRTGSFKTRGAYNAISLAIGESGEGSEGETDGPAIERVVAASAGNHAQGVALAAADAGIDATIVMPESAPAAKIEATRAYGAEVVLRGSAFPEAMSHARTLTDDPGTRFVHAFDDPDVVAGQGTLGLEVLDQVPDADTVLVPVGGGGLAGGVATAIKARSPETRVVGVQTEGASTLSESLAAGELVTRDEPDTIADGIATGGLSDLTFDLLDEHLDDAVVVSDDDVASAILLLLERAKQMVEGAGATAAAALLNDDAVDELDLAGETVVPLLCGGNIDVTTLKEVVTHALVDRDQLIELFVRIDDTPGTMGEIATLIGGERANIRTVRHERSRPDLPVGDADLVFEVETNGPAHVDRVLSAVREAGYEVAWTTREA; this is encoded by the coding sequence ATGTCCCCCGTCACGATCGACGACGTCGAGGCCGCCGCAGCGCGGCTCGCCGGCACCGACATCGTCCAGCGGACGCCCGTCGAGCGGAGCCGGTCGCTGAGCGAGCGGTGCGGCGCCGACGTGCGCCTGAAGATGGAACACCTCCAGCGAACGGGCTCGTTCAAGACGCGCGGCGCGTACAACGCGATCTCGCTGGCGATCGGCGAGTCCGGAGAGGGGTCCGAGGGGGAGACCGACGGGCCGGCGATCGAGCGCGTGGTGGCCGCGAGCGCGGGCAACCACGCGCAGGGGGTGGCGCTGGCGGCGGCGGACGCCGGGATCGACGCGACGATCGTGATGCCGGAGTCGGCGCCCGCGGCGAAGATCGAGGCGACGCGCGCGTACGGCGCCGAGGTGGTCCTCCGCGGGAGCGCGTTCCCGGAGGCGATGTCGCACGCGCGGACGCTGACCGACGACCCCGGGACGCGGTTCGTCCACGCGTTCGACGACCCGGACGTGGTCGCCGGGCAGGGGACGCTCGGCTTAGAGGTGCTCGACCAGGTGCCCGACGCCGACACGGTCCTCGTCCCCGTGGGCGGCGGCGGGCTCGCTGGCGGCGTCGCGACCGCGATCAAGGCGCGCTCGCCCGAGACGCGGGTGGTCGGGGTCCAGACCGAGGGCGCCTCCACGCTCTCGGAGAGCCTCGCGGCCGGGGAGCTGGTGACGCGCGACGAGCCGGACACCATCGCGGACGGGATCGCGACCGGCGGGCTGAGCGATCTCACGTTCGACCTCCTCGACGAGCATCTCGACGACGCCGTCGTCGTGAGCGACGACGACGTGGCGAGCGCGATCCTGCTGCTCTTGGAGCGCGCGAAACAGATGGTGGAGGGCGCGGGCGCGACCGCCGCGGCCGCCCTCTTAAACGACGACGCGGTCGACGAGCTCGACCTCGCCGGCGAGACGGTCGTCCCGCTGCTCTGCGGCGGCAACATCGACGTGACGACGCTGAAGGAGGTGGTGACCCACGCCCTCGTCGACCGCGACCAGCTGATCGAGCTCTTCGTCCGGATCGACGACACGCCCGGGACGATGGGCGAGATCGCGACCCTGATCGGCGGCGAGCGCGCGAACATCCGGACGGTGCGCCACGAGCGCAGCCGCCCCGATCTGCCGGTGGGCGACGCCGACCTCGTGTTCGAGGTGGAGACGAACGGCCCGGCCCACGTCGACCGCGTCCTGTCGGCGGTCCGCGAGGCGGGGTACGAGGTGGCGTGGACGACGCGGGAGGCGTGA
- the thsB gene encoding thermosome subunit beta: MQQGQPMIIMGEDAQRVQDKDAQEYNISAARGVAESVRSTLGPKGMDKMLVNSMGDVTITNDGVTILQEMDIDNPTAEMVVEVAETQEDEAGDGTTSAVAIAGELLKNAEDLLEQDIHPTAVIKGFNLASEYAREQVDEVATAVDPDDTETLRNVAETSMTGKGAELDKETLADLVVRAVQGVTVEADDGSHVVDLANLNIETRTGRAAGESRLLSGAAIDKDPVHEDMPTDFESANVLLLNDPIEVEEADVDTSVNVDSPDQLQKFLDQEEEQLREKVDQIVESGADVVFCQKGIDDLAQHYLAKEGVLAVRRTKKSDLTFLKNVLGAPIVTDLDSLSADDLAVGSVTRDDDEELFYVEGEDAHGVTLLLYGTTDHVVDELERGIQDALDVVSTTVSDGRTLPGGGAVEVEIARRLRDYADSVEGREQLAVEAFADSLELIPRVLAENAGLDAIDLLVDLRAAHEAGDQNAGLDVFAGEVVDTADAGVVETAHAKEQAIASAAEAANLVLKIDDIISAGDLSTSGGDDEGGAPGGGMGGMGGMGGAM, from the coding sequence ATGCAGCAGGGCCAGCCGATGATCATCATGGGCGAGGACGCCCAGCGCGTCCAGGACAAGGACGCTCAGGAGTACAACATCTCCGCGGCGCGCGGCGTCGCCGAGTCGGTCCGCTCGACGCTCGGACCGAAGGGGATGGACAAGATGCTCGTCAACTCGATGGGCGACGTCACCATCACCAACGACGGGGTCACCATCCTCCAGGAGATGGACATCGACAACCCGACCGCCGAGATGGTCGTCGAGGTCGCCGAGACCCAGGAGGACGAGGCCGGCGACGGGACGACCAGCGCGGTCGCCATCGCGGGCGAGCTGCTGAAGAACGCCGAGGACCTCCTCGAACAGGACATCCACCCGACCGCGGTGATCAAGGGGTTCAACCTCGCGAGCGAGTACGCCCGCGAGCAGGTCGACGAGGTCGCGACGGCCGTCGACCCCGACGACACGGAGACGCTGCGTAACGTCGCCGAGACGTCGATGACCGGCAAGGGCGCGGAGCTGGACAAGGAGACGCTCGCCGACCTCGTCGTCCGCGCGGTACAGGGCGTCACCGTCGAGGCCGACGACGGCTCCCACGTGGTCGACCTCGCGAACCTCAACATCGAGACGCGCACCGGCCGCGCGGCGGGCGAGTCCCGCCTCCTCTCCGGCGCCGCGATCGACAAGGACCCCGTCCACGAGGACATGCCGACCGACTTCGAGTCGGCGAACGTCCTCCTCCTCAACGACCCGATCGAGGTCGAGGAGGCGGACGTCGACACCTCCGTCAACGTCGACTCCCCGGACCAGCTCCAGAAGTTCCTCGATCAGGAGGAAGAGCAGCTCCGCGAGAAGGTCGATCAGATCGTCGAGAGCGGCGCCGACGTCGTCTTCTGTCAGAAGGGCATCGACGACCTCGCGCAGCACTACCTCGCGAAGGAGGGCGTCCTCGCGGTCCGGCGCACGAAGAAGTCCGACCTGACGTTCCTGAAGAACGTCCTCGGCGCGCCGATCGTCACCGACCTCGACTCGCTTTCCGCCGACGACCTCGCGGTCGGCTCCGTCACGCGCGACGACGACGAGGAGCTGTTCTACGTCGAGGGCGAGGACGCCCACGGCGTCACGCTCCTCCTGTACGGCACCACCGACCACGTCGTCGACGAGCTCGAACGCGGCATTCAGGACGCGCTCGACGTGGTCTCGACGACCGTCTCCGACGGCCGGACGCTGCCCGGCGGCGGCGCGGTCGAGGTCGAGATCGCGCGTCGCCTGCGCGACTACGCCGACTCCGTCGAGGGCCGCGAGCAGCTCGCCGTCGAGGCGTTCGCCGACTCCCTCGAACTGATCCCGCGCGTGCTCGCCGAGAACGCGGGCCTCGACGCCATCGACCTGCTGGTCGACCTCCGCGCGGCCCACGAGGCCGGCGACCAGAACGCCGGGCTCGACGTGTTCGCCGGCGAGGTCGTCGACACGGCCGACGCGGGCGTCGTCGAGACGGCCCACGCGAAGGAGCAGGCGATCGCCTCCGCGGCCGAGGCGGCGAACCTCGTGCTGAAAATCGACGACATCATCTCGGCGGGCGACCTCTCGACGTCGGGCGGCGACGACGAGGGCGGCGCCCCCGGCGGCGGCATGGGCGGCATGGGTGGCATGGGCGGCGCGATGTAA
- a CDS encoding copper resistance protein CopD, with the protein MLLTTAFVLHVLSGALWTGATLYVVYATLPRATDGTLGRAAFVDAAHRLLTVTRWTGVVLPVTGAYMVWRLYTPLELLATTPRGWAVLAMLSLWGAMNGLVELGVLRMRREIDPDLGWARYMAEGFPVDALAGVGGVPGSARLASVARPYLLASAGLAVLLLVDAALLAGGVPG; encoded by the coding sequence GTGCTGCTCACGACCGCCTTCGTCCTCCACGTGCTCTCCGGCGCGCTGTGGACCGGCGCGACGCTGTACGTCGTCTACGCGACGCTGCCGCGGGCGACCGACGGGACGCTCGGCCGCGCCGCGTTCGTCGACGCCGCCCACCGCCTCCTCACGGTCACGCGCTGGACCGGCGTGGTCCTCCCGGTCACCGGCGCGTACATGGTCTGGCGGCTGTACACGCCGCTGGAGCTGCTCGCGACGACCCCGAGAGGATGGGCCGTCCTCGCGATGCTGTCGCTGTGGGGCGCGATGAACGGGCTCGTCGAACTCGGCGTCCTCCGGATGCGCCGCGAGATCGATCCCGACCTCGGGTGGGCTCGGTACATGGCCGAGGGGTTCCCGGTCGACGCGCTCGCCGGAGTCGGGGGCGTCCCCGGGTCCGCTCGGTTGGCGTCGGTCGCGCGCCCCTACCTGCTGGCGAGCGCCGGCCTCGCCGTCCTGCTGCTCGTCGACGCCGCGCTCCTCGCCGGCGGGGTACCCGGGTGA
- a CDS encoding glutathione S-transferase N-terminal domain-containing protein: MANLTLYELEGCPFCAKVKTKLSELDLEYESVMVPRSHGDRTEVEEVSGQTGVPVLVDEEHGIEGMPESDDIVEYLEETYGGAS; encoded by the coding sequence ATGGCGAACCTAACGCTCTACGAACTGGAAGGCTGTCCGTTCTGCGCGAAAGTCAAGACGAAGCTGTCGGAGCTCGACTTGGAGTACGAGTCGGTGATGGTGCCGCGTTCGCACGGCGACCGGACGGAGGTGGAGGAGGTCTCCGGGCAGACCGGCGTCCCGGTCCTCGTCGACGAGGAGCACGGGATCGAGGGGATGCCCGAGAGCGACGACATCGTCGAGTACCTCGAAGAGACGTACGGCGGCGCGAGCTGA
- the pheA gene encoding prephenate dehydratase, producing the protein MNAVTLGPAGTYSHRAARSVAAEVSFRESVTAIVDAVASGEFERGVVPIENSIEGSVTESLDALADYDVSVTREVVTPIRHALLAQDDAFEVVASHSQALAQCRNWLEANYPDAGLEAVASTARGVERAREDARVAGIGHPDNAGDDLDILAADIQDRTSNATRFLVVAPESARSDAGGKTTLIVYPNANYPGLLLELLEAFADRNLNLSRIESRPSGERLGDYLFHFDVDAGLYEDHMAKAVEDVEAIADNGWVKVLGSYDTEHVLD; encoded by the coding sequence ATGAACGCCGTCACGCTGGGCCCCGCCGGCACGTACTCGCACCGCGCCGCGCGCTCCGTCGCCGCCGAGGTGTCGTTCCGGGAGTCGGTCACCGCGATCGTCGACGCCGTCGCGAGCGGCGAGTTCGAGCGGGGGGTCGTCCCCATCGAGAACAGCATCGAGGGGTCCGTCACGGAGAGCCTCGACGCGCTCGCCGACTACGACGTGTCGGTGACCCGCGAGGTCGTCACGCCGATCCGCCACGCCCTCCTCGCGCAGGACGACGCGTTCGAGGTCGTCGCCAGCCACTCGCAGGCGCTCGCGCAGTGCCGCAACTGGCTGGAGGCGAACTACCCGGACGCCGGCCTCGAAGCGGTCGCCTCCACGGCCCGCGGGGTCGAGCGCGCCCGCGAGGACGCCCGCGTCGCCGGCATCGGCCACCCGGACAACGCCGGCGACGACCTCGACATCCTCGCCGCGGACATCCAGGACCGAACCTCGAACGCGACCCGGTTCCTCGTCGTCGCGCCCGAGTCCGCGCGCTCGGACGCCGGCGGGAAGACCACGCTGATCGTCTACCCGAACGCGAACTACCCCGGCCTCCTCCTGGAACTGCTGGAGGCGTTCGCCGACCGCAACCTCAACCTCTCGCGGATCGAGTCGCGCCCGAGCGGCGAGCGCCTCGGCGACTACCTCTTCCACTTCGACGTGGACGCCGGCCTCTACGAGGACCACATGGCGAAGGCGGTCGAAGACGTGGAGGCCATCGCGGACAACGGGTGGGTGAAGGTGCTCGGCTCGTACGATACCGAGCACGTATTGGACTGA
- a CDS encoding deoxyribodipyrimidine photo-lyase: protein MRLYWHRGDARTRDNAGLAAAAREGEVVPTFVYDADLLATVGARQRAFFLRNVKRLEERYRELGSDLVVRAGDPDEVLVDLAAEHDAEAVYYNDHYRPARRNRQRAVEAALADAGVGADSRTDLVLVDPGRLETRYPNHSRFHDDWEVVPKRGPFAEPEPDDLADVRDGKTVPEPDADIDLPEAGYEAARERFDEFLDDGIASYNDTRDDLARAVEAPTHAVSRMSPYLATGAIGIREVWADAGDAYDAATGGERRNVDKYRYELSWREQMYHLLYYNPDLAVSNYVSFPNEIAWRDDDDAFEAWTRGETGYPLVDAGMRQLNAEGYVHNRPRQVVASFLTKHLLIDWRRGARYFTKQLIDHDYASNHGAWQWTASTGTDSVDVRIFDPVSQMSKYDESARFVTAYVPELADVPADKVVDWPTLSRAEREELAPDYPHPIVDRDEGYERAQRVFEEALGKR from the coding sequence ATGCGCCTGTACTGGCACCGAGGCGACGCGCGGACGCGGGACAACGCCGGCCTCGCGGCCGCGGCTCGGGAAGGTGAGGTCGTCCCGACGTTCGTGTACGACGCCGACCTGCTCGCGACGGTCGGCGCGCGCCAGCGCGCCTTCTTCCTCCGCAACGTGAAGCGGCTGGAGGAACGGTACCGCGAGCTCGGGAGCGACCTGGTCGTCCGCGCGGGCGACCCGGACGAGGTCCTCGTCGACCTCGCCGCGGAGCACGACGCGGAGGCGGTGTACTACAACGACCACTACCGGCCGGCCCGCCGGAACCGGCAGCGCGCGGTCGAGGCCGCGCTCGCCGACGCGGGCGTTGGGGCGGACTCGCGGACCGACCTCGTGCTGGTCGATCCCGGCCGGCTAGAGACGCGCTACCCGAACCACAGCCGGTTCCACGACGACTGGGAGGTCGTGCCGAAACGCGGGCCGTTCGCCGAGCCGGAGCCCGACGATCTCGCCGACGTCCGCGACGGGAAGACCGTCCCCGAGCCCGACGCGGACATCGACCTCCCCGAGGCGGGGTACGAGGCCGCGCGCGAGCGGTTCGACGAGTTCCTCGACGACGGGATCGCCTCCTACAACGACACCCGCGACGACCTCGCGCGAGCCGTCGAGGCGCCGACGCACGCCGTCTCCCGGATGTCCCCGTACCTCGCGACGGGCGCGATCGGGATCCGGGAGGTGTGGGCGGACGCGGGCGACGCGTACGACGCCGCGACCGGCGGCGAGCGGCGCAACGTCGACAAGTACCGGTACGAGCTGTCGTGGCGCGAGCAGATGTACCACCTGTTGTACTACAACCCGGACTTGGCGGTGTCGAACTACGTGTCGTTCCCGAACGAGATCGCGTGGCGCGACGACGACGACGCCTTCGAGGCGTGGACGCGCGGCGAGACCGGCTATCCGCTCGTCGACGCCGGGATGCGGCAGCTGAACGCGGAGGGGTACGTCCACAACCGCCCGCGGCAGGTGGTCGCGAGCTTCCTGACGAAACACCTCCTGATCGACTGGCGGCGCGGCGCGCGCTACTTCACCAAGCAGCTGATCGACCACGACTACGCCTCGAACCACGGCGCGTGGCAGTGGACCGCCTCGACCGGCACCGACTCCGTCGACGTGCGCATCTTCGACCCGGTGAGCCAGATGTCGAAGTACGACGAGAGCGCGCGCTTCGTGACGGCGTACGTTCCCGAACTGGCGGACGTGCCGGCCGACAAGGTCGTCGACTGGCCGACCCTCTCGCGGGCGGAGCGCGAGGAGCTGGCGCCCGACTACCCGCACCCGATCGTCGACCGAGACGAGGGGTACGAGCGCGCCCAGCGCGTCTTCGAGGAGGCGCTCGGGAAGCGGTGA
- a CDS encoding DUF192 domain-containing protein, with product MRLVHRPAPGSDRTETVLASDVDVARSTLEQARGLMFRRSIPDDYALVFPFDEPDTRWLHMLFVPFAIDAAWLVDGEVTATKRLAPFVGLGRGRADTVVELPAGAAESVAVGDELRLDE from the coding sequence GTGCGACTCGTTCATCGCCCCGCGCCGGGGAGCGACCGGACCGAGACCGTCCTCGCGAGCGACGTCGACGTCGCGCGCTCGACGCTCGAACAGGCGCGAGGCCTGATGTTCCGACGCTCTATCCCGGACGACTACGCGCTGGTCTTCCCCTTCGACGAGCCCGACACGCGGTGGCTCCACATGCTGTTCGTGCCGTTCGCGATCGACGCGGCCTGGCTCGTCGACGGCGAGGTGACGGCGACGAAGCGGCTCGCGCCGTTCGTCGGGCTGGGTCGCGGCCGCGCGGACACGGTCGTCGAACTGCCGGCGGGCGCGGCCGAGTCGGTGGCGGTCGGTGACGAACTGCGACTCGACGAGTGA
- a CDS encoding ATP-binding protein encodes MGDRRGDPSADDRPSPSGDAAPTGILRAFVEAVPTPTLVCDPETLTIRAANAPAADLLGHDRGTLTLMGLPDVGENEVTVSGESIADVAAAAPAAGSPASADSGAAVEQFEWDLRLGNPGLRVDAALRAATIAGDEWLVVGLSDATARVAAEAERAAERRLVDAVAETVPLALFRCTEEGTLSRWNERLAADSGYDPESLSGRALTSLFDEETSGLVSDSLSRVYREGEPASCEAQLLTRSGERVPYRLSLGPVTDGDRVVGAVGVGEDLTEASLREERLAVLTRVLRHNFRNDLNVVTGFTGRAIEAVDDPDLVAELERVVDTAERLLRLGETSRKVERLLSYRPSPRPVALAPAVDAALESLDEEVRARATVDVDVPEGLAVSAVAFLPEAITELVDNAVRHSDADAPRVRISAAELPSESWVSLVVADDGPGIPPAERAVLTGEETPLEHASGLGLWYVNWIVTAGGGSLDIAESKAGGSRIELSLRAAEEPPEDADLFDPDEFGDGA; translated from the coding sequence ATGGGGGACCGCAGGGGAGATCCGTCGGCCGACGACCGACCGTCGCCGAGCGGCGACGCCGCCCCGACCGGGATCCTCCGGGCGTTCGTCGAGGCGGTCCCCACCCCGACGCTCGTCTGCGATCCGGAGACGCTGACGATCCGGGCCGCGAACGCGCCCGCGGCCGACCTCCTCGGGCACGACCGCGGCACGCTGACGCTGATGGGTCTCCCGGACGTCGGCGAGAACGAGGTCACCGTTTCCGGCGAGTCGATCGCCGACGTCGCTGCCGCCGCGCCGGCCGCGGGATCCCCCGCTTCCGCCGACTCGGGCGCCGCGGTCGAGCAGTTCGAGTGGGACCTCCGGCTCGGGAATCCGGGACTGCGGGTCGACGCGGCGCTCCGCGCGGCGACGATCGCCGGCGACGAGTGGCTCGTCGTCGGCCTCTCCGACGCCACCGCCCGCGTCGCCGCCGAGGCCGAGCGCGCCGCCGAGCGCCGACTGGTCGACGCCGTCGCCGAGACCGTCCCGCTCGCGCTGTTCCGCTGTACCGAGGAGGGGACGCTCTCGCGGTGGAACGAGCGGCTCGCGGCCGACTCGGGATACGACCCCGAGTCGCTGTCGGGGCGTGCGCTCACCTCGCTGTTCGACGAGGAGACGAGCGGCCTCGTGAGCGACTCCCTCTCTAGGGTGTACCGCGAGGGGGAACCCGCCTCCTGCGAGGCGCAGCTGCTCACCCGCTCCGGCGAGCGCGTCCCGTACCGGCTCTCGCTCGGGCCCGTCACCGACGGCGATCGGGTCGTGGGCGCGGTCGGCGTCGGCGAGGATCTCACCGAGGCGTCGCTCAGGGAGGAGCGGCTCGCGGTGTTGACGCGCGTCCTGCGGCACAACTTCCGGAACGACCTCAACGTGGTCACGGGGTTCACCGGGCGGGCCATCGAGGCGGTCGACGACCCCGACCTGGTCGCCGAGCTCGAACGCGTCGTCGACACCGCCGAACGACTGCTCCGGCTCGGCGAGACCTCCCGGAAGGTGGAGCGGCTGCTCTCCTATCGGCCCTCGCCGCGGCCGGTCGCGCTCGCGCCCGCGGTGGACGCGGCGCTCGAATCGCTCGACGAGGAGGTCCGCGCCCGGGCGACCGTCGATGTCGACGTTCCCGAGGGGCTCGCCGTCTCTGCGGTCGCGTTCCTTCCCGAGGCGATCACCGAGCTCGTCGACAACGCGGTCCGCCACAGCGACGCGGACGCCCCCCGAGTCCGGATCTCGGCCGCGGAGCTGCCCAGCGAGTCGTGGGTCTCGCTCGTCGTCGCGGACGACGGGCCGGGGATCCCGCCGGCCGAGCGCGCCGTGCTCACCGGCGAGGAGACGCCGCTCGAACACGCGAGCGGGCTCGGCCTCTGGTACGTGAACTGGATCGTCACCGCGGGCGGCGGGAGCCTCGACATCGCCGAGAGCAAGGCCGGCGGCAGCCGGATCGAGCTGTCGCTGCGCGCCGCGGAGGAACCGCCGGAGGACGCGGACCTGTTCGATCCCGACGAGTTCGGGGACGGGGCGTAG
- a CDS encoding DR2241 family protein: protein MVDSTSATDDDEAGDGNEAGNGNEAGDDAPAVPEIDLPGDAFDAVLDALDDRDPGKPLRFEGFSVARDGEGAYALVADTPPQPMDERELHEALSERAAAVTDWYAFERVVGEFGPRRAFVRWIEDADGETVATRYAALAEGIERAWGELKITATVTDRGERRYDVRHADDAGVPVDDLDAYEDPLDARELVTYDEKGRYRPLKTAPSLAGGWVFPDLGPRELYEAVETIYPATVANWHREREGELDVTHWRETMERQSGIYGVVKTWDRGEGHEHVDWVAEACCDDSQCLKRREWQYDDETDLDVDGGDGVFPCREPCSVVVSAARKWTRLESEQPRTYEFELTPSEKEQVEDIIDAVADGRIDEIREADTKEGANRYRTRFLRAKLFDDEGNLGGVPTDPDEE from the coding sequence GTGGTCGACTCCACCTCCGCGACCGACGACGACGAGGCGGGCGACGGCAACGAGGCGGGCAATGGCAACGAGGCGGGCGACGACGCGCCCGCAGTCCCCGAAATCGATCTCCCGGGCGACGCGTTCGACGCGGTCCTCGACGCGCTCGACGACCGCGACCCGGGCAAGCCCCTCCGGTTCGAGGGGTTCAGCGTCGCGCGCGACGGCGAGGGGGCGTACGCCCTCGTTGCGGACACGCCCCCGCAGCCGATGGACGAGCGCGAGCTCCACGAGGCGCTGTCCGAGCGCGCCGCAGCCGTCACCGACTGGTACGCCTTCGAGCGCGTCGTCGGCGAGTTCGGGCCGCGCCGCGCCTTCGTCCGCTGGATCGAGGACGCCGACGGCGAGACCGTGGCGACCCGGTACGCGGCGCTCGCCGAGGGGATCGAGCGCGCCTGGGGCGAACTGAAGATCACGGCGACGGTCACCGACCGCGGGGAGCGCCGCTACGACGTGCGCCACGCCGACGACGCCGGCGTTCCGGTCGACGACCTCGACGCGTACGAGGACCCGCTCGACGCGCGCGAACTCGTCACGTACGACGAGAAGGGGCGGTACCGGCCGCTCAAGACGGCGCCGTCGCTCGCGGGCGGGTGGGTCTTCCCCGACCTCGGTCCGCGCGAGCTCTACGAGGCGGTCGAGACGATCTACCCCGCGACGGTCGCCAACTGGCACCGCGAGCGCGAGGGCGAGCTCGACGTGACTCACTGGCGCGAGACGATGGAGCGTCAGTCGGGTATCTACGGCGTCGTGAAGACGTGGGACCGCGGCGAGGGGCACGAGCACGTCGACTGGGTCGCGGAGGCGTGCTGCGACGACTCGCAGTGTCTCAAGCGCCGGGAGTGGCAGTACGACGACGAGACCGACCTCGACGTCGACGGCGGCGACGGCGTCTTCCCCTGTCGCGAGCCCTGCTCGGTCGTGGTGTCGGCCGCGCGCAAGTGGACGCGGCTGGAGAGCGAGCAGCCCCGGACCTACGAGTTCGAGCTGACGCCGAGCGAGAAGGAGCAGGTCGAAGATATCATCGACGCGGTCGCCGACGGCCGGATCGACGAGATCCGCGAGGCCGACACGAAGGAGGGGGCGAACCGCTACCGGACGCGCTTCCTCCGGGCGAAGCTGTTCGACGACGAGGGGAACCTCGGCGGCGTGCCGACCGACCCGGACGAGGAGTGA
- the cysS gene encoding cysteine--tRNA ligase yields MSLVVTDTLEDERVEFTADGDVTLYVCGLTVSDDPHLGHARLWFHADVLHRWLEHEGYDVRHVENVTDVNEKITARVGERDEWTAERDVAETFTASVFDSMRGLNLKRAEVYPRVTEHVPEIVDLTETLIEKGYAYESNGSVYFDVTRFDDYGKLSNQDLDALEAQGEPDERSEKRNPADFALWKADGVSESAAREHAKHDHGAETPSGETWDSPWSEGRPGWHVECSAMSTTHLGDTLDIHMGGRDLVFPHHENEIAQSEAATDEAFARHWLHVGLLEMDGEKMSSSIGNFWTVPDALDELGVNVIRTFYAGAAYRSEQALTEETMAEAEERWERLSRTYDRAVEALDSTDARAKAADAALREAVATAREEFAAAMNDDLNLREATAALLDLTDAVNRHVDANSDSAYDYRGLREAVEAFEALGGDVLGLQFESPSEGDVDLAGELVELVLDVREAEREAGNYERADELRDALREVGVEIEDGPDGATYRFE; encoded by the coding sequence ATGAGTCTCGTCGTCACCGACACCCTGGAAGACGAGCGCGTCGAGTTCACCGCGGACGGCGACGTCACGCTGTACGTCTGCGGCCTGACGGTGTCGGACGACCCCCACCTCGGCCACGCCCGGCTGTGGTTCCACGCCGACGTCCTCCACCGGTGGCTCGAACACGAGGGGTACGACGTGCGCCACGTCGAGAACGTCACCGACGTCAACGAGAAGATCACGGCCCGCGTCGGCGAGCGCGACGAGTGGACCGCGGAGCGCGACGTGGCCGAGACGTTCACGGCGAGCGTCTTCGATTCGATGCGCGGGCTGAACCTCAAGCGCGCCGAGGTGTACCCCCGCGTCACCGAACACGTCCCGGAGATCGTCGACCTCACCGAGACCCTGATCGAGAAGGGGTACGCCTACGAGTCGAACGGCTCGGTCTACTTCGACGTGACGCGTTTCGACGACTACGGGAAGCTCTCGAACCAGGACCTCGACGCGCTCGAGGCGCAGGGCGAGCCGGACGAGCGCTCGGAGAAGCGCAACCCCGCGGACTTCGCCCTCTGGAAGGCGGACGGCGTGAGCGAGTCCGCGGCGCGCGAGCACGCGAAACACGACCACGGCGCCGAGACGCCGAGCGGCGAGACGTGGGACTCACCGTGGAGCGAGGGGCGCCCCGGGTGGCACGTCGAGTGCTCGGCGATGTCGACGACGCACCTCGGCGACACCCTCGATATCCACATGGGCGGCCGCGACCTCGTCTTCCCGCATCACGAAAACGAGATCGCGCAGTCGGAGGCCGCCACTGACGAGGCGTTCGCGCGCCACTGGCTCCACGTCGGCTTACTGGAGATGGACGGCGAGAAGATGTCCTCCTCGATCGGCAACTTCTGGACGGTACCGGACGCCTTAGACGAGCTCGGCGTCAACGTGATCCGCACCTTCTACGCCGGCGCCGCCTACCGCTCCGAGCAGGCGCTCACCGAGGAGACGATGGCGGAGGCGGAGGAGCGCTGGGAGCGCCTCTCACGCACCTACGACCGCGCGGTCGAGGCGCTCGACTCGACCGACGCCCGCGCGAAGGCCGCGGACGCGGCCCTCCGTGAGGCGGTCGCGACCGCGCGCGAGGAGTTCGCGGCCGCGATGAACGACGACCTCAACCTCCGGGAGGCGACCGCGGCCCTGCTGGACCTCACCGACGCGGTGAACCGGCACGTGGACGCCAACAGCGACTCGGCATACGACTACCGCGGCCTCCGCGAGGCCGTCGAAGCGTTCGAGGCGCTCGGCGGCGACGTGCTCGGCCTCCAGTTCGAGTCGCCGAGCGAGGGCGACGTCGACCTGGCCGGCGAACTGGTCGAGCTCGTCCTCGACGTGCGCGAGGCCGAGCGCGAGGCCGGCAACTACGAGCGCGCCGACGAGCTCCGCGACGCGCTCCGCGAGGTCGGCGTCGAGATCGAGGACGGCCCGGACGGCGCGACGTACCGGTTCGAATAG